In one window of Cytophagaceae bacterium ABcell3 DNA:
- a CDS encoding outer membrane lipoprotein carrier protein LolA produces the protein MKKTGLLTLFLCFTVWLSAFAQERGFSPMQDVDSFKKGLEAVATSTKTIKASFQQEKYLAILSDKIQSEGLIRFKQPGFLRWEYNEPFEYSIVLNGKEVIVKDQGKSNTMDLSGSKSFKEINELIVNSIQGNVLDDEKFDIEFLQSEDFYLTKLVPKEAQMAKFVAGINVYFDKKDYAVSKVKLKEDGGDYTLISFFDKKMNEAIADEVFSNQ, from the coding sequence ATGAAAAAGACAGGATTATTAACCTTATTTCTATGCTTTACGGTTTGGCTATCAGCTTTTGCCCAAGAACGGGGTTTTTCACCAATGCAAGATGTTGATTCCTTTAAGAAAGGCCTTGAAGCAGTGGCTACATCTACAAAAACAATAAAAGCTTCTTTTCAACAAGAAAAGTATCTTGCTATCCTTTCTGATAAAATTCAATCAGAGGGACTTATTCGATTTAAGCAACCAGGTTTTTTGCGGTGGGAGTACAATGAGCCGTTTGAATATTCTATTGTATTAAATGGGAAAGAAGTTATTGTCAAGGATCAGGGAAAGTCCAATACGATGGATCTAAGCGGTAGCAAATCCTTTAAAGAGATAAATGAGCTAATTGTCAATAGCATTCAAGGAAATGTGCTTGATGATGAAAAGTTTGATATCGAGTTTTTACAATCTGAAGACTTTTACCTCACCAAGCTTGTTCCAAAAGAAGCGCAGATGGCAAAGTTTGTCGCAGGAATAAATGTATACTTTGACAAAAAAGACTACGCTGTATCTAAGGTGAAACTGAAAGAAGATGGAGGAGATTACACTTTGATTTCTTTTTTTGATAAGAAAATGAATGAAGCTATTGCAGATGAAGTTTTTTCTAACCAATAA
- a CDS encoding beta-ketoacyl synthase chain length factor — MKVYITGVSAISPQHTFDEDNYLSEFVAPKDYFQVLEPSYNDFIPPMQARRMSKVVKMSIATAKKSLVSAGVEQPEAIIVGTGLGCLNDTEKFLNNIIDHGETLLSPTSFIQSTHNTIAGQVALLLTCPSYNFTYSQRIHSFENALQDAVMQLEEGCSNVLVGGADELIPGVANILTQIGCFSKASSKEKFLPVPGEGAAFFVLSKHKTPSAFACIDGVKTAYGRKSKPEVQEEILEFLKNNNSSIQDVDVVMLGYNGNTKEDETYHKLVADLFSDKAIIHYKNLCGEYFTAPSFGYHLAAKMLQRQEVFKETLVKGSSPKKLNKVLFYNVYKDKYHSLGLISKC; from the coding sequence ATGAAAGTTTATATTACCGGCGTTTCTGCTATTTCTCCTCAGCATACTTTCGATGAAGATAATTACTTGAGCGAATTCGTAGCCCCTAAGGATTATTTTCAGGTTTTAGAACCCAGCTACAACGACTTTATTCCTCCTATGCAAGCCAGAAGGATGTCTAAAGTTGTTAAGATGAGCATTGCTACGGCTAAAAAATCCTTGGTAAGTGCAGGTGTAGAACAACCAGAAGCAATTATCGTTGGAACAGGTTTGGGTTGTCTTAATGATACGGAGAAGTTTCTGAACAACATTATCGACCATGGAGAAACCTTGCTTTCTCCAACCTCCTTTATACAATCTACGCATAATACCATTGCAGGGCAGGTTGCTCTTTTATTGACGTGCCCTAGTTATAACTTTACATATTCCCAGCGTATACATTCTTTTGAAAATGCTTTACAAGATGCTGTTATGCAGTTGGAAGAAGGGTGCAGTAATGTTCTGGTAGGTGGTGCAGACGAGCTGATTCCAGGGGTTGCCAATATTCTCACGCAAATAGGTTGCTTTTCAAAAGCTTCCTCTAAAGAAAAATTCTTGCCTGTACCAGGAGAAGGCGCTGCTTTTTTTGTACTATCAAAACATAAAACACCGTCTGCTTTTGCTTGCATTGATGGTGTAAAAACGGCTTATGGACGTAAGTCTAAGCCTGAGGTACAAGAAGAAATTTTAGAATTCCTGAAGAATAACAACTCCTCAATCCAAGATGTTGATGTGGTGATGCTTGGGTATAATGGTAACACCAAGGAAGATGAAACGTACCATAAGCTAGTCGCTGACTTGTTTAGTGATAAAGCAATTATACATTATAAAAACTTATGTGGTGAGTATTTTACCGCTCCCTCTTTCGGTTATCACCTTGCTGCTAAAATGCTTCAAAGGCAAGAAGTGTTTAAGGAAACTTTAGTGAAAGGTTCAAGCCCAAAAAAGCTCAATAAGGTGTTGTTTTATAATGTTTATAAAGATAAGTATCATTCTTTGGGACTAATATCAAAATGCTGA
- a CDS encoding beta-ketoacyl-[acyl-carrier-protein] synthase family protein, with protein MSTKVYITGFGIISSLGNGSKENLRMLCKGSSGIALPQYLPTAYKDEMVVGEVKYSNEELKELAGLSNGKTSRTNMLGLVAVKEALVMAGLTQTQCREAGLINGTSVAGMDISEQYYSSARKGENLDYTAAFGGHDCGAGTELIADRCHLEGFISTISTACSSSANSIMLAARKIKAGTHDCIVAGGSDALSIFTLNGFNALKILDRELCRPFDVSRAGLNLGEGAAYLVLESEKSVERRKAKVFAELCGYGNANDAYHQTASSPEGRGAALAIKKALEVSGIKIGAIDYINAHGTGTSNNDMSESMALKDIFVDNVPAYSSTKSFTGHTLGAAGAIEAVFSVMAIHYNLKFQNLNLTTPMDVLPQAPLYALEENQQVNCVLSNSFGFGGNCTSLIFSGL; from the coding sequence ATGTCTACTAAAGTATATATAACAGGGTTTGGGATAATTTCGTCTTTAGGAAATGGCTCTAAGGAGAACTTGAGGATGCTGTGCAAAGGCAGCTCAGGAATTGCTTTGCCTCAATATTTGCCTACAGCCTATAAAGATGAAATGGTGGTTGGTGAGGTTAAGTATTCTAATGAAGAATTGAAGGAGTTAGCAGGCTTATCTAACGGAAAAACTTCAAGAACTAACATGCTAGGGTTGGTAGCTGTGAAAGAAGCACTTGTGATGGCCGGTTTGACCCAGACGCAGTGCCGTGAAGCAGGGTTGATAAACGGAACCTCTGTGGCAGGGATGGATATTTCAGAGCAATATTATAGCAGTGCTCGAAAAGGTGAAAATTTAGACTATACTGCCGCTTTTGGAGGACACGATTGTGGTGCTGGAACGGAGCTTATTGCAGACCGATGTCACCTGGAAGGTTTTATAAGTACCATTAGTACGGCGTGTTCTTCTTCTGCCAATTCAATTATGCTTGCTGCAAGGAAGATCAAGGCTGGTACCCATGACTGCATTGTTGCTGGTGGTTCTGATGCTTTGTCTATTTTTACGTTAAATGGCTTTAACGCTTTAAAGATTTTGGACCGTGAACTGTGCCGGCCTTTTGATGTAAGCCGGGCAGGCTTAAACCTTGGTGAAGGTGCTGCCTATCTCGTTTTAGAGTCTGAAAAAAGCGTAGAGCGTAGAAAAGCAAAAGTGTTTGCAGAACTTTGCGGGTATGGCAATGCCAACGATGCTTACCATCAAACCGCTTCTTCTCCAGAAGGAAGAGGGGCAGCACTGGCCATCAAAAAAGCATTGGAGGTATCAGGTATTAAAATAGGAGCCATTGACTATATTAATGCACATGGTACAGGCACTTCAAACAATGATATGTCAGAAAGCATGGCTTTAAAAGACATCTTTGTAGATAACGTTCCTGCCTATAGTTCTACCAAGTCGTTCACGGGGCATACATTAGGAGCCGCAGGTGCTATTGAAGCTGTTTTTTCCGTTATGGCAATTCATTATAACTTGAAATTTCAAAACCTGAACCTTACCACTCCTATGGACGTCCTTCCTCAAGCACCGTTATATGCATTGGAGGAAAATCAGCAAGTAAACTGTGTATTGTCAAATTCGTTTGGCTTTGGAGGGAATTGCACATCTTTAATTTTTTCAGGCCTATGA
- a CDS encoding 3-hydroxyacyl-ACP dehydratase produces MILKDNLYKISSIDVEDENYKIEVLLDAGHEIFKGHFPEQPVLPGVCLLEMLKELISEVKGKAYRLKEAGNIKYLKLVDPRNDPKLTLLIHAKEGEAGLTVNASSLLSGGDTNFKIKATFS; encoded by the coding sequence ATGATACTTAAAGATAATTTATATAAAATTTCTTCTATAGATGTAGAAGATGAAAACTACAAGATAGAAGTTCTTTTAGATGCGGGGCATGAAATTTTTAAAGGACACTTTCCCGAACAGCCTGTGTTGCCTGGCGTTTGCTTGTTGGAGATGCTTAAGGAGCTGATTTCAGAGGTAAAGGGCAAAGCTTATCGGCTAAAAGAAGCAGGTAATATCAAATACTTGAAACTTGTTGACCCGCGTAATGATCCGAAATTAACCTTGCTTATACATGCAAAAGAAGGGGAGGCGGGGCTTACAGTCAATGCCAGTTCCCTGCTTTCTGGAGGTGATACTAATTTTAAAATAAAAGCCACTTTTTCCTGA
- a CDS encoding DUF2062 domain-containing protein has product MEFSKRFAQLKCCVIIPTYNNEKTLKGVIDDVLEYTGDVIVVNDGATDRTSEILNNYSGRFDLVCHDKNLGKGMALRNGFKHALEKGYRYAITIDSDGQHFASDLPSFLDEIEKEPECLLIGARNMNQEHVPGKSSFGNKFSNFWFKVETGISLEDTQSGFRLYPIYQLKDLKYLTRKFEFEVEVIVKAAWKGVKVKNIPIKVHYEAERVTHFRPFKDFTRISILNTWLVTLALLYYIPRRFIKSLTKKNINHFIKKNFFDKNESLHRKALSIGFGVFMGIFPIWGYQIIVGLAVAHFLKLNKALVVVASHISIPPAIPLIIYASYYTGSFLVKNPQNDIFFVQGFSYENVSGNLLQYITGAVALSLIAGALSALLVYFALSFKRNISKSGSKVV; this is encoded by the coding sequence ATGGAGTTTAGCAAAAGGTTTGCCCAGCTAAAGTGTTGTGTCATTATACCTACCTATAATAATGAAAAAACGCTAAAAGGGGTTATTGATGATGTGCTGGAGTATACGGGTGATGTAATTGTGGTGAATGATGGGGCAACCGACCGGACTTCCGAAATTTTAAATAATTATTCAGGCAGATTTGACCTGGTTTGTCATGATAAAAACCTGGGAAAGGGAATGGCATTGCGCAATGGTTTTAAGCATGCACTTGAAAAGGGATATCGTTATGCGATAACCATTGATAGCGATGGCCAGCATTTTGCTTCAGACCTGCCAAGTTTTTTGGATGAAATAGAAAAAGAGCCTGAGTGCCTGTTGATAGGTGCGCGAAATATGAACCAAGAGCATGTTCCTGGAAAAAGCTCTTTTGGGAATAAGTTTTCTAATTTTTGGTTTAAAGTGGAAACGGGCATAAGTCTAGAAGATACACAATCAGGGTTCCGTCTGTACCCCATTTATCAGCTTAAGGATTTAAAGTACCTTACCCGTAAATTTGAATTCGAGGTCGAAGTTATTGTTAAAGCTGCATGGAAAGGTGTTAAGGTTAAAAACATACCTATCAAGGTGCATTATGAAGCAGAAAGGGTCACGCATTTCCGTCCTTTTAAAGATTTTACAAGGATCAGCATTCTTAATACTTGGCTCGTTACATTGGCTTTGTTATATTATATCCCACGTAGGTTCATCAAGTCTCTCACGAAGAAGAACATAAACCATTTCATAAAAAAAAACTTCTTTGACAAAAATGAATCTTTGCATAGGAAGGCTTTGTCAATAGGCTTTGGCGTTTTTATGGGAATATTTCCTATTTGGGGTTATCAGATAATAGTTGGCCTTGCTGTTGCCCATTTCTTAAAATTAAATAAGGCTCTTGTTGTAGTTGCTTCTCATATTAGCATTCCTCCTGCTATTCCATTGATTATATACGCTAGTTATTACACTGGCAGTTTTTTAGTTAAAAACCCTCAGAATGATATCTTTTTTGTACAGGGTTTTTCTTATGAGAATGTTTCGGGCAACCTTTTACAGTATATTACAGGGGCAGTTGCCTTATCACTAATTGCCGGAGCTTTGAGTGCACTGTTGGTTTACTTCGCTTTATCTTTTAAAAGAAA
- a CDS encoding polysaccharide deacetylase family protein: MLNFRVISILLFSIAILVTILDIFFVDIHYSVYILILVFYSGLVIGGAFLIGMNFFVRAVNSFVTDKKEIALTFDDGPSALYTPKVLDLLNKYDAKGTFFCIGKSLESERVLAERILKEGHLIGNHTYGHSPFFPFYRKKRVVEEISRTNNIIQEISGKAPLAFRPPYGITNPSIAGAINHLGMKVFGWNIRSFDTTAKDFRKVVKRVTAQIKPGAIILLHDNRPDIAKILEEVLLFAEKNNYRCTLIPHMQE; encoded by the coding sequence ATGCTGAATTTTAGGGTTATATCTATATTGCTTTTTAGCATTGCTATTTTAGTTACTATTCTCGATATTTTCTTTGTTGATATCCACTATTCAGTCTATATTTTGATTCTTGTCTTTTATTCAGGGCTTGTGATAGGAGGGGCTTTTCTTATTGGCATGAATTTTTTTGTTAGGGCAGTTAATTCTTTTGTGACAGATAAAAAGGAAATTGCACTGACCTTTGATGATGGGCCTTCTGCTTTATATACACCTAAAGTGCTGGATTTGCTCAATAAGTACGATGCAAAAGGAACTTTTTTTTGTATAGGTAAAAGCTTGGAAAGCGAAAGGGTACTTGCAGAAAGGATCTTAAAGGAAGGTCATTTGATTGGGAACCATACGTATGGACACAGCCCTTTTTTCCCGTTTTACAGGAAGAAAAGGGTAGTGGAGGAAATATCTCGAACCAATAATATCATTCAAGAAATATCTGGTAAAGCGCCTCTCGCCTTTAGACCGCCGTATGGAATAACAAATCCATCTATTGCAGGAGCAATAAATCACTTGGGAATGAAAGTTTTTGGCTGGAATATTCGTTCTTTTGATACTACAGCAAAGGATTTTCGGAAAGTTGTAAAGAGGGTTACTGCTCAAATTAAGCCTGGCGCTATTATTTTACTGCATGACAATAGACCTGATATAGCCAAAATTCTGGAAGAGGTTTTATTGTTTGCTGAAAAAAATAACTATAGATGTACACTGATTCCCCATATGCAAGAATGA
- a CDS encoding phosphopantetheine-binding protein, which yields MDNLIEKLKQEIVEHLNLEHLKAEEIDAEAPLFGDGVGLDSIDALELIVLLEKNYGIKITSAEEGKEVFQSVSAMASYIESKKS from the coding sequence ATGGATAATTTAATTGAGAAATTAAAACAAGAAATTGTAGAGCATCTTAATCTTGAACATCTTAAAGCCGAAGAAATAGATGCGGAAGCACCATTGTTTGGTGATGGTGTGGGACTGGACTCTATTGATGCGCTTGAGCTAATTGTTCTTTTGGAGAAAAATTATGGTATTAAAATTACCAGTGCTGAAGAAGGTAAAGAGGTATTTCAGTCGGTATCTGCCATGGCTAGCTATATTGAAAGCAAGAAAAGCTAA